The genomic stretch ACTTCGCTCTAGCACAGCTAAAGAAAAGATGATTCAAATCTTCATCAAACATAGAACAAACCAGACAAACTAATAAGTTAGCATCACGAATGACACCTCTCCTATAAAGCTCCACTTTAGAAGGCAATATATTAAGAATGAAGCGCCATCTGAAAACCTTCACTTTACTCGGGACTTTCGCCTTCCAAATGATGCTAAGAGTTTGAAGTCGCTCACCATCCACCATGATTCCCACTGATTTCAAACCATAAGACCTACGAAAACTATTCACGACCGAGAAACCATCGTTGTTACGTCACCAAACAACCGAATCCTCCACATCCTGCGAAGGAACAATGCTCACCAAAAACGAATACAAACCAAGTCAATCGTCATGCAACCCACCTGATGAATGAAGAGAATCAGAGCCAAAATCCCACGTCCACCGATCACCAACCCAAAAACCAATATCATCCACCTTACAATCCACTGAAAAACAACGATCAAACAGATTCGGAAACAGACACTTCAAAGGAGTAGTGCATATCCAACAATGATTCCAAAATTCTAATCGAAGACCAGACCCTAGCTTGCAGGAGAAGCAACTAGTGAACCAAGAATGATCATTCACCTTAGATTACAAGCAATCCTAACATCTCTCCACCACGACGAAAATTTATTCAGCTTATTCATGGATACCTCTTTATGTAAATTAACCACACAATCTCCATATCCGAACTCCATCAAATCTGAACAAATAGCATCACGCTCCGAAAGACAACGCCAACACCATTTACTAACAAAGGCAAAATTGAATAACTCCAAATTCCTAAACTCCTAACCCACCATCCTTTTTAACCAAGCAAACTTTGTCCCAACTAACCTAACACATTTTTCTCTTATCATCTCCCTTACCCACAAAAAAATGCTTTTAAATTTTGATCATCTTCTCCCAAACAATACGCGGCGctttaaaaaaaaagcatataTATGGGAATATTGTTAAGAACAGAGTTCAGGGGAGTAACTTTACCACCAAGAGAAAGATTCTTGCCACGCCATGAAGAAAGTTTACGTTTTAGCTTCGAAATAATAGGAGACCAAACTTCCTTCCTTCTATGATTTGCACCAACCAGAATACCGAGGAAAGAAAAGAGAAACTCCCATTATCACAAGGCAAGAACGCCGACGCCGCGGTCAGAAAATATTCACGAATATTACTACCAAAAACCTTgctattattaaaattgatacaaAGCCCAAACACCAATTCGAAATCCCTCAAAATTGTTTTAATACACCACAAATTATCCCACGAACCATCACAAATAATGACTGTGTTATCAACAAATTAGAGCAACTCAAAATGAATAGAATTGAAAAAATAGAATCTCCAAAAAACCACCAAACGACACCGCATTCCTCATGAGACTAGACAAACCCTCAGCAACCAACAAGAATAAAATGAGTTATATAAATCTTAATTATATTTCTTAAAAATTCAATGTGGATCTTTAGTGAGAAACAAAACTCACACTTCCCCTGCAGTCGTTGTTTCTTTTCATCTAATTGCATTATCTCTAAACCAACCCATCTAACATTTCGAATTTCAGAAAGAGAGAAGCAACATTACCCAGCACCTTCATATTTCAGAGCTGAAAGAGAGCAGCAACACCATATTAGTCTCAATGGAATTCTTTAACTGGCTCTGTGAATTTTGAATTTTACGCAGACAATATTAGATGGTTTGACAGCTTGAAATCCAAATGTTTAcatgatgtcaaaacaaaatCCCTTTTAAGCACGAATTATACTTGGGTATGGAAGAGAACCAAGCCCAACATCAGTTTGTTTATAAGTTATAGAAGAGTTTATAATGCTCAAACAACAATTGTTACTGCTTAAGCTGATTTTTAAAATGGAGGGATTAAAAgttaaaaacatcaaaacaaagggataaaaaatgcatttaattATTCCTTGTTTTTGGAAACAGAAAATGTAATTGCTTGTgatattgtttccaaaagagataCAAATGATATGAAAACAAAGTTTAATTTTGAGACACATTTGAATACTTTGATGATGCTATTAGAACTTCAATAAACCTTTATTCACCACAAGTTTCCCAATAGGTTAACTCATTGTCTAACAACCACCACTTTCAAAGTGACATACAATAAAAATGAACACCACAAATTGAAAATTCAGTGGTCTCAAAAGCATAGAGAAGCATAATGTTTGATTGAAACTAAAACTACTTTGTCTCTAGCATCAAAAGATTACTAGAAAAATACATTAAGAAAGTAAAGCACTGTGAGAGACATATCACAAAAGATTACTCTCCCCACCTAATGGTAATTTATCTCTTCTTTGAAGTGTCATTGAATCTTTGCTCCATAACTATATCTACTGCAACATTTATGTGTTGCTTTTGTTACACAGTGTAATGTTGTTGAATGGTGTCAATGTCCAATCCCTTGAGCTTCACAACAGATTCAACGTGTCCTTTAAGAGTATGAAGTTCGCGAAGCCTGTAAATAGGGAAATTCGAGAAAAATTGCGTAAGCACTTTGAAGAATGCGAACAATCACTGTGAAAATATCGTAAGCTAGGTATGGTTTTGTAGTTTACCTAGCAACTTCAGCGCGTCTTTTGGCCTGCTCAGCGATCTCGGATAATTCTCTATAACTGTTCTTCTCATGGAAGATACCGGAACTCTCTGGTGGTTCGAGGCCATGAAGGGTCCTTTGAGCATGAGCCCATTGAGCTTCTCTCTCTCCTTTACCATAGTCTTTCTTGCTAGTGAAGGCAGTCTGATACACGCATTTTCAAACAAAAGTTCCAATTTAATCCATAGAAAACAGTGATGAAAATAttcgatatatatatattactttatgTTTATTAGCTGAAGTGAAAATGTCAACAGGAAACATAAGAGGTAAGCACGATTGGAATTATGGAAATTACCTTGTTTTCGAGATTTGACCAAGCTTTGCCGCTCAAGAAATAGCGAGTGGCGAATTTGATGACATCAAGAGGAATATAGAAGACAATGCTATAGATCCAAACGATTCCGGCCCAACCCCAACCGATTCCTTGGATTCTTGCAAAGCCCCAGTTGGCATATACTGCTATTAATGTAGCAATCTGAAAACAATACCAATAGTGTCTGTGAGATAAATGTTTATTCATTAAGTTTATTCATTAAGCGCTTtattaagttgtttatccaatTATTGGATCCTTACCAGTTGAGCAATGAGGAAAGCACCCAATAACAGCATCCCAGGGCGTTCAACATAAGACCAGCTACGCGAACGAGTCACAAAGATCAAAGCCTGACTAACTATACTAACTTGTAGATACAAAGCAGCTGTCAATTCATCTGGATTGTCATGGATATGTCTAACTCCAAATCGATCCTGCATTGGAAAACAACCAAAACGCGTGTCAAGAAATTTGAGGCAACATGTCGAAATTCAATGTAAGGTGAAGTGTTTAATTTCTTACTGGGAAGAATGTAGTGTCTTGCACTATCCAAAAGAATATCACAGTCATCAAAGCCTGGTAACCTCCAAGCATAACTCCGGTAGCAAATATTTCTTTCAATTTCCAGCTATCGGGCAATGGAGATGGCTTAACCCTATCCTTTGAAATCGTCATGATAGTTCCTATTATTTCAAATCACATCATTGTAACTCAGCATTGCTTCTATAAGGAGATTTCAAATTATGCTTTATAGAAATATAAGTTAAGAGTTTTACCATCATTTAAAATGGCGATAATCAAAATCATGAATGGTGAGAAGTCGAACTtccatatcaatgcaataaaCATAAATCCAAACTGCATTCATCAATGAAAAATACAAATTGATtagcattcatatacattgttataaaaataacatatatAGTCACAGTAACACTGTCTACTTACCACTATACGGATAGTGATAGAAACGGCATAGATCTGAAATACAAGGAAAATGGTGTCAAATGATAACAATGTTAATTCACCATAGTGAGTTGTTAAAAGAATATGTAATGATAACAAACCGTGTAGTTCTTCATTCTTTGGAAAATAGCTCTACTTGTCAAGACTGCACTGATGATAACACTCAAACCAGGCTCTGTCAAGACTATATCAGAAGCTCCTCTTGCAGCATCAGTAGCATCAGCAACAGCAATACCAATATCTGCCTTTTTCAATGCAGGAGCATCATTCACACCATCTCCAGTCATTCCACAAATGTGCTTCCTCTCTTGTAGCTTCTTCACAATTTCATATTTATGTTCTATATAGTATTAAAAAAAAGAGTTATATTAAGGACATAGCTAGGACTATTATTAGTGACTATGTGTCAATGTTGAGTGTTTGTGTAAGTGTTTCATAGTTAGGAACTACACGTTTTCAAAGAACATTAAGATATGCAAATAAGAAAGAACGAAAGGCAAAAGTGTCGCAATAGTAGTTGCTAAACAAATATGAACCTGGAAAAACTCCGGCAAATCCATCTGCCTTCTCAATCAACTCTTCCACTGGCATTGAAGCAACACTTGAATCTTTGTCTTGACCAAGCAATGTAGCAGAAGGATACATATTGGTTCCCATACCAAGTCTCCTACCAGTTTCCTTAGCTATGGCAAGTTGATCACCTAAGAGAGCAAAAGAAAAGTCAAGATAATGTTTCTAAAATAACAATTGCGGTAACGGTTGCAATCCTATGTTTAGTTACCTGTAATCATCTTAACATTAACACCAAGATTAAGAGCTTGTCTAATGGTTTCAGCACTGTCATGTCTAGGAGGGTCAAACACCGACAACAAACCAACAAACTGCCATGGAGCACCAGCACTTTCCTTTGTTTTCTCAGGAACTTCCTGCAAAGATGAATCAAAAGAATTTATGTTTATGAAATGAGATGAATATTTTCCATACAAACTTCAACTATGAATCCAAAAAATAACCTGTCTAGCAACACCAAGTGAACGCAGCCCTCTTTCTGCAAACTTTTCAATCATAGCATGAATCTTCTTCTGAGCATCTTCCCTCATGTTACACAGCTCTATAATCTGTTCACAAACATAAAAGTATATTAGCATCAGTTAAGTGCTTAACTATGAATCTCACAGATGGTAAGCAAACAAAGGTTACCTGTTCAGGGGCACCTTTGCTAGCTCTATGCCAACTTCCATCCTTATTATCAATGTAAGTCAAAGCAGTTCTCTTATCATTTGGATTGAATGGCAAGAAATGCAACTCTGTTATCCCGGCCCTTGCCTGCACAATGCGTGAACACGTCAAATATCGAATCAAGCCATCATTTCATTAATAACCAACTCAAGCATAGTTCTAAGTTACTGTCTGCTACCGCAGTTGTAGCCGCAGGAGATGCATTATCGAGGTTTGCAGTGTAACCTCAACCTCATCATCAATTTAGAACCATGAACTCAAGGActatatataacaaaaaaaagttgaaaatcgAAAAGAAAGGGAAACCTCTTTAGGGTCAGCAAGCATTCCAACAATAGCAGCATCAATAGCATCCTGATTTTCAGTCCTAGCAGCCCTAGCAGCAAGAAGAATCACATGTTCCTTATCCATACCCTTAACAAAAACTTCAATCAAGTTCCTATCAACACTCAATTTGTTAAGTGTAAGTGTTCCTGTCTTGTCACTGCAAAGAACGTCCATACCAGCCATTTCCTCAATGGCAGTCATTCTTTTTGTAATAGCACCTTGCTGAGAAAGTTTATGAGAACCGATAGCCATTGTCACAGACAAAACAGTTGGCATAGCAATAGGAATTCCACCGATCAAAAGTACTAACAGGTTGTCAATACCATCGCGATATTTGCGATGTTGAATCGGGTACATGACTATAATCTCAGCCAACATACCAACTGCAATGGAACAGATACAAAAGTTTCCAATTGATTTGAGAACCATTTGGAAATGTCCAACATTGTTTGTATTGTCAACCAAATGTGCTGCTTTTCCGAAGAATGTGTGGACACCAGTTGCAATAACAACGGCTTCGATTTCTCCTTGTTTGCAAGTTGACCCTGAGAAAACTTCTTGTCCTGGATGTCTAGTGACCGGAAGAGACTCTCCTGTTAATGCAGCTTGGTCAACCTTTAAAGGATCACCTTCTAGAAGACGAGCATCGGCTGGGATGATGTCGCCGAGTTTGATGCTAATGATGTCTCCTGGAACAAGAATTGCAGCTTCTTGCTCACTCCATTTACCATCTCTAAGAACCTTTGTCTTAGGAGCAAGACCTGCCATAAGGGCGGCAGCAGCGTTTCCCGCGTTGTTTTCTTCAATGAAACTGATAGTTGAATTGATAACCAGCAAGCACACAATTCCCACAAAATCTTGCCAATCCGGAGGCTGCCCTCCACCATTTGCAAGAGCAATTGCCATTACAGCTGCAGCTTCCATCACCCATGATAAGGGATTCCACATAAACCCAAGAAACTTGAGAAATTTGCTCTCCTACATCAATGAAATCATAATATCATTACATTTATATTCTAAGAATCACTGACACAGACACCAGACACAGCAGTGTCACATCAACATCAGACACTCATGCATGAGCGTTAGGACTTATGACAGACATCAGAAACGACACTGTCACGTCAATATCAGACACTAACATGTTTTGAGTGTTACGACACATACACCAGACACGACAGCGTTAGGTCAACGGCTTCAAATACTAATAGATACAAATGTTGAGCACCATATAGGACACTATAATTATTAAATGATATGATGATAAAGAAAATGAACCTTTTTCTCTTCGAGCTTGTTTGGACCAAATATTTGAATCCTGCTTTCTCCTTCTGTGGAGGACAAACCTTCTCTGGTACATTTCAATTGTGCAAACACTTCCTCAATTGGGATTTTTTCCTATAAACAAAGTGATCATGTTAGTCAATTACATTGTTTACCAGTCAACACATTCCCTTCATGCTACAAATTGAGTCACATTTTGTAATGATTATTATAATCAATATCTTATTGAGATTTCATGCTTATAGCAACCCTTAGTAACATACACACACAAATGTACAAAATTGAAACAAGTTTCAGTACTAGTAAAAATTATTTACATCtatcattaatataaaataaaaaaaaacatatcatTTGCATCAAATTAAAACTcttaattacaattttttatgtttaaattATCATTTAAAATAGACATTTCAATtatagatattttatcttttaagaACTACTACCAAttctttattcaaaataaaaggaaaaaaattctttcattcaaaataaaagaaaaaaaaaaaccaattctTTGGTCAAACAAAAaccattaaattttttaatatataatttcaaAATATGGTAATTATATATTCTagtcatattttttaatttttttgattcTGCTTACCCTATTTTTACTATATCATATCTTTATCattattgaaatttatttcaatttttattttggaaACCAGGTTGGCCTAAACATAAATTACCATGTTTGAGCAACTTTcacaaattataaataaataaaaataattaaaaactttcaaaatttcctaataaaatgattaaaaaattcaaaagcattcctaacataaaaaaattataattaaataaaaataactagTACGTGGCCAGCCAAACAAGGCCTTAGACACCATAATCTCAAAATACCGTTTGATATCACGAAAGATCTGCCAAAATCATAATGTTCATAAAAGCTATTAACATCACACACACAAAAAGTGATATCAAAACATGCATGTTGTTGAAGGGTAAAATAAAAATTTCACAGAAATATGCTGAGggcaaaatcgtcaaataaaataACAAGAAGAAATAAAAGTGGGTCCCAGATTCCACCTTTTTAGTGTCAGAACCGTTGAACATGAGAGTTACATCGAAAACAATTAATTCAAAGGCTAAGATTCAAACTTGAACATCATAACATTATCAAtattgaaagaaagagaaaaaaaagccaAAAGTACCACGGAAAAAAGTACTTATTATTCCCCCACCAAACAAGGCACAAATAATGGAGATGCTTCTCCGTTTCACTTCACACCGTCCATAGTGTGAAGAAAAAAGTATCGTTATACTATTACTCCATCTTCTTTCACCTGCATGTTACCTTCCCCATATATACACTAAAAAACTAGGGCTATTATTCATAACCCGGTTTTCTCGCTGTGTTGTAAAGTATGCTAATAGAAATAAAATACACAAAATTTCAATAATCTAAATCAAAAGTTATATGAATCTATAACATCGAAGACGAACAACAAAATCAAAACAGTGTAAGAAAATATTATCCTAAGGTTTAAAGGAAAGTACCAAATCAACGGACTCATTCTTGATCTGTTCTAGTGAGATAGCGGCCATGTTGTGAGGGAAGAATCAGAACTTAAAAAGGAACTGCAAAGTGAATTTGTGAAGAAAAGTTGAAAAGAGAAATGAATTTTACAGAACCATTGAATGAGAATTCTGAATCCCAAGAAAAAGATGATAGGAAAGGAGAAATGTAAGGAAGAAAGTGGCTATGCTGTGAATGAGCTCACACACCTCTATCACATTTATATaccctttttaaaaataaaataatgagaaaaatatttaaaaataaaatatataccttTTTTATTATAAAGTAAAATCAAACATGACTCAATTCAACTCTCTCTAGATTCAAGTAACTTGTTAGTTTTTACTTTTTACTGTATTCATAATAGTGAAATTAATTTTGGTATTTTCTTTATgctaattttagtattttttttatataataatttttaataaatttatggcATATTTAGATTTTGTCGgttcattaaaaaaaatgaataccaAAATGTTTATTTGAATTCTTATACTGATGAAAAATATTTTAGTATATAATTAATGTCTGTTGAATACAATGTATTTGTGCCTGTGCTAGAATAATGGTTGATAATATCAGAaactgaaaaaaatttaaatatcaacCATTATACTTGAAatgaattaaataagaattttgttgATT from Vicia villosa cultivar HV-30 ecotype Madison, WI linkage group LG4, Vvil1.0, whole genome shotgun sequence encodes the following:
- the LOC131595115 gene encoding plasma membrane ATPase 4-like, with translation MAAISLEQIKNESVDLEKIPIEEVFAQLKCTREGLSSTEGESRIQIFGPNKLEEKKESKFLKFLGFMWNPLSWVMEAAAVMAIALANGGGQPPDWQDFVGIVCLLVINSTISFIEENNAGNAAAALMAGLAPKTKVLRDGKWSEQEAAILVPGDIISIKLGDIIPADARLLEGDPLKVDQAALTGESLPVTRHPGQEVFSGSTCKQGEIEAVVIATGVHTFFGKAAHLVDNTNNVGHFQMVLKSIGNFCICSIAVGMLAEIIVMYPIQHRKYRDGIDNLLVLLIGGIPIAMPTVLSVTMAIGSHKLSQQGAITKRMTAIEEMAGMDVLCSDKTGTLTLNKLSVDRNLIEVFVKGMDKEHVILLAARAARTENQDAIDAAIVGMLADPKEARAGITELHFLPFNPNDKRTALTYIDNKDGSWHRASKGAPEQIIELCNMREDAQKKIHAMIEKFAERGLRSLGVARQEVPEKTKESAGAPWQFVGLLSVFDPPRHDSAETIRQALNLGVNVKMITGDQLAIAKETGRRLGMGTNMYPSATLLGQDKDSSVASMPVEELIEKADGFAGVFPEHKYEIVKKLQERKHICGMTGDGVNDAPALKKADIGIAVADATDAARGASDIVLTEPGLSVIISAVLTSRAIFQRMKNYTIYAVSITIRIVFGFMFIALIWKFDFSPFMILIIAILNDGTIMTISKDRVKPSPLPDSWKLKEIFATGVMLGGYQALMTVIFFWIVQDTTFFPDRFGVRHIHDNPDELTAALYLQVSIVSQALIFVTRSRSWSYVERPGMLLLGAFLIAQLIATLIAVYANWGFARIQGIGWGWAGIVWIYSIVFYIPLDVIKFATRYFLSGKAWSNLENKTAFTSKKDYGKGEREAQWAHAQRTLHGLEPPESSGIFHEKNSYRELSEIAEQAKRRAEVARLRELHTLKGHVESVVKLKGLDIDTIQQHYTV